One window from the genome of Leucobacter aridicollis encodes:
- a CDS encoding FecCD family ABC transporter permease, with product MSDTPTAIDFGRRELRIETPRVAVAVRHRSVIVGCVLAIVVIVFGVASMTIGSYEVSFAEVVRALFDPAADPDARQVVFEWRFPRVLFAVLCGAALALSGGIFQSLTRNPLGSPDIIGFGVGAQFGVTLVMVVLELNTYMFKAAGALVGGLATALIVYVLAMKRTVSSFRLIIVGIGVSAGLGSLTSWILISVSVEKAMMAATWGAGSIASLGFDQLLPAAAVFAVVVIAALPLGRTLPVLEMGDDAATALGIHPGRTRLSAMVLGVALVALVTAAAGPISFIALAAPQISQRLTRTNTPMGMAPLMLTGAALVVVSDAAAQLLFVPVGVVTVSIGGIYLAWLLATQYARRA from the coding sequence GTGAGTGACACCCCAACCGCCATCGACTTCGGCCGCCGTGAGCTCCGCATCGAGACGCCGCGGGTAGCCGTGGCAGTACGGCACCGGTCGGTCATCGTGGGCTGTGTGCTCGCAATTGTGGTGATCGTCTTCGGCGTCGCCTCGATGACTATCGGCTCGTACGAGGTGAGCTTCGCTGAGGTCGTTCGTGCCCTCTTTGACCCTGCGGCAGACCCCGATGCGCGGCAGGTTGTGTTCGAGTGGCGGTTCCCGCGCGTGCTGTTCGCGGTGCTCTGTGGCGCGGCCCTCGCTCTTTCCGGCGGCATCTTCCAGTCGCTCACGCGCAACCCGCTTGGCTCGCCCGACATCATCGGGTTCGGCGTCGGCGCGCAGTTCGGCGTCACGCTCGTGATGGTGGTGCTCGAGTTGAACACGTACATGTTCAAGGCGGCGGGTGCACTCGTCGGTGGCCTCGCGACAGCGCTCATTGTCTACGTGCTTGCGATGAAGCGCACCGTGTCCTCGTTCAGGCTGATCATTGTGGGGATCGGGGTCTCTGCCGGCCTGGGCTCGCTGACTTCGTGGATCCTCATCTCGGTGAGCGTCGAGAAGGCGATGATGGCGGCGACGTGGGGTGCCGGGTCGATCGCCTCGCTCGGGTTTGACCAGCTGCTCCCCGCGGCGGCGGTCTTCGCCGTCGTCGTCATTGCGGCGCTGCCGCTTGGACGCACCCTTCCGGTGCTCGAGATGGGCGACGACGCGGCGACTGCGCTCGGGATTCACCCCGGTCGCACTCGCCTCTCCGCGATGGTGCTCGGCGTCGCACTCGTCGCGCTCGTGACCGCCGCTGCCGGCCCGATCTCTTTCATCGCGCTCGCCGCGCCGCAGATCAGTCAGCGCCTCACCCGCACGAACACGCCGATGGGTATGGCGCCACTCATGCTCACCGGTGCGGCGCTCGTTGTCGTCTCGGACGCGGCTGCGCAGCTCCTATTCGTTCCGGTCGGTGTCGTCACCGTATCAATCGGCGGGATCTATCTCGCTTGGCTCCTCGCCACTCAGTACGCGCGGCGCGCGTGA
- a CDS encoding ABC transporter ATP-binding protein yields MPASLVARDVSLGYSDSPVISGLTLEVPDDSFSIIIGPNACGKSTLLRGLARLLRPARGSVLLDGAELHRQKSKDVAKRLGLLPQSSLAPDGITVADLVARGRFPHQNALRTWSSADEAAVSGAMAATNVTELSARLVDELSGGQRQRVWVAMALAQQTGHLLLDEPTTFLDIAHQIDLMELFAELHRGGTTLVAVLHDLNHAARYATHLVAMRDGEIVAQGEPREIITERIVEQVYDLPCQVITDPVSGTPLVLPLGGRRA; encoded by the coding sequence ATGCCTGCCTCGCTCGTAGCGCGCGACGTATCTCTCGGGTACAGCGATAGCCCCGTCATCTCGGGGCTCACTCTCGAAGTGCCCGACGACTCGTTCTCGATCATTATCGGGCCCAACGCCTGCGGCAAGTCGACGCTGTTGCGCGGGCTCGCTCGTCTGCTTCGGCCCGCCCGTGGCAGCGTGTTACTTGACGGGGCCGAGCTGCACAGGCAGAAGTCAAAGGATGTCGCGAAGCGGCTCGGCCTGCTCCCGCAGTCGTCGCTCGCGCCAGACGGAATCACTGTCGCAGACCTCGTTGCCCGCGGCAGGTTCCCGCACCAGAACGCGCTGCGAACCTGGAGCAGCGCTGACGAGGCTGCCGTGTCGGGTGCGATGGCGGCGACCAACGTGACCGAACTCTCGGCACGGCTCGTCGACGAACTGTCGGGCGGTCAGCGTCAGCGGGTCTGGGTGGCAATGGCGCTCGCGCAGCAGACCGGGCACCTGCTGCTCGACGAGCCGACAACGTTTCTCGACATCGCTCACCAGATCGACCTTATGGAGCTGTTTGCCGAGCTGCATCGCGGCGGCACCACCCTCGTCGCCGTGCTGCACGACTTGAATCACGCCGCCAGGTACGCGACCCACCTGGTTGCGATGCGTGACGGCGAGATCGTGGCGCAGGGTGAGCCGCGCGAGATCATCACCGAGCGCATCGTCGAGCAGGTCTACGACCTGCCGTGTCAGGTGATTACAGATCCCGTCTCGGGGACACCGCTCGTGCTGCCGCTCGGGGGTCGGCGGGCGTAG
- a CDS encoding iron-siderophore ABC transporter substrate-binding protein: protein MLHASARSHTRRLSGVVTLIAAAAIALTGCTAPAAEEPADASSSTGVTIEHAHGTTVIPEKPKRIVALGWMTPDIVAALGENPVGVEEVWGADESGYLPWFNEFVTDTYGETPEIIPYGNEGPNFEGIKELKPDLILGLYTGITDVEYERLSEIAPTVPYIKGPWDPSTWEEMTRTVGKAMWEDARAEELITETEDLVTSLAGEHPEFSGKTFVWGLTMPEGSTDLGVYLDYDPRVRITEALGFTSTSAMDSFHKSAEGDNWYTGVSLENLSDVEADVFAAWGASKAEATATVENKIVSKWNPIANGSYVIYNNQAEAAAISSPTVLSLQYILPKYVDDLAAALQGEPTNSDE, encoded by the coding sequence ATGCTGCACGCTTCAGCGCGCTCACACACGCGACGACTTTCGGGCGTCGTCACCCTCATCGCCGCCGCTGCCATCGCCCTCACAGGCTGCACCGCCCCAGCCGCCGAGGAACCCGCGGACGCATCGTCGTCGACGGGCGTCACCATCGAACATGCGCACGGCACCACCGTGATTCCCGAGAAGCCGAAGCGGATCGTCGCCCTCGGCTGGATGACCCCCGACATCGTCGCGGCGCTGGGTGAAAACCCAGTCGGCGTCGAGGAAGTGTGGGGAGCCGACGAAAGCGGCTACCTGCCCTGGTTTAACGAGTTCGTGACAGACACGTACGGCGAGACCCCCGAGATCATCCCGTACGGCAATGAGGGCCCGAACTTCGAGGGGATCAAGGAGCTGAAGCCCGACCTCATCCTCGGCCTCTACACGGGAATCACGGACGTCGAGTACGAGCGGCTCAGCGAGATCGCCCCGACGGTCCCCTACATCAAGGGTCCGTGGGATCCGAGCACGTGGGAAGAGATGACTCGCACTGTTGGGAAAGCGATGTGGGAAGACGCCCGTGCTGAGGAGCTCATCACCGAGACCGAGGATCTCGTGACCTCGCTCGCCGGCGAGCACCCTGAGTTCTCTGGCAAGACATTCGTCTGGGGCCTCACAATGCCGGAGGGCAGCACCGACCTCGGCGTGTACCTCGACTACGACCCGCGTGTGCGCATTACCGAGGCGCTCGGCTTCACCTCGACAAGCGCGATGGACAGTTTCCACAAGAGCGCCGAGGGTGACAACTGGTACACGGGTGTGAGTCTCGAAAATCTCTCCGACGTTGAGGCAGACGTGTTTGCCGCGTGGGGTGCGAGCAAGGCCGAGGCGACCGCGACAGTCGAGAACAAGATCGTCTCGAAGTGGAACCCGATCGCGAACGGCTCCTACGTCATCTACAACAACCAGGCAGAGGCGGCAGCGATCAGCTCGCCAACCGTGCTGTCGTTGCAGTACATCCTGCCGAAGTACGTCGACGACCTCGCGGCCGCGCTGCAGGGCGAGCCGACGAACTCTGACGAATGA
- a CDS encoding FecCD family ABC transporter permease: MTLTAERRGREAAPPSAVREPKSRKRGWVLGVGLVVVCGVLVVTVIASLAVGSRAIDPGAVIAALVSYDEENPLHLTVRELRVPRTIYGILIGAALAMCGGLIQAFTRNPLADPGILGVNAGASFAVTFAVGVLGLTAPGAYVPFALGGAFVLTVLVYVLGSFGPSGATPMKLTLAGVALGAAFTGFTTAIVLQNNSTLQVMRFWGVGSVAGRDLADLAWAAPLIGVGLLLGMLSARSLNALALGDDLAQALGARIRVTRVGVIVAVTLLAGTAVAAAGPIGFVGIMIPHAVRWFTGPDQRWVLAYSVVVGASFLLLADILGRVAMQNGELRVGIVTGLLGAPVLITLVRRRQVSGL; the protein is encoded by the coding sequence ATGACGCTGACGGCTGAGAGGCGGGGTCGCGAGGCGGCCCCGCCCTCTGCGGTGCGCGAGCCGAAATCGCGAAAGCGGGGCTGGGTGCTCGGCGTGGGGCTTGTCGTCGTCTGCGGGGTGCTCGTCGTGACAGTGATCGCGTCGCTTGCGGTCGGAAGCCGCGCGATCGACCCAGGGGCCGTTATCGCCGCGCTCGTCTCCTACGACGAAGAGAACCCGCTGCACCTCACGGTGCGTGAACTGCGTGTGCCCCGCACCATCTACGGGATCCTCATCGGCGCAGCCCTCGCAATGTGCGGCGGGCTCATCCAGGCGTTCACACGGAACCCACTCGCCGATCCTGGCATCCTCGGTGTGAACGCTGGGGCCTCGTTCGCTGTTACTTTCGCCGTCGGCGTTCTCGGCCTCACCGCTCCCGGCGCGTATGTGCCGTTCGCGCTCGGCGGCGCATTCGTGCTTACCGTGCTCGTCTACGTGCTCGGCTCGTTTGGGCCGTCGGGAGCGACCCCTATGAAGCTCACCCTCGCGGGCGTCGCGCTCGGCGCGGCGTTCACAGGGTTCACCACCGCGATCGTGCTGCAGAACAACAGCACGCTGCAGGTGATGCGGTTCTGGGGTGTCGGCTCTGTCGCGGGCCGGGACCTCGCCGACCTCGCGTGGGCGGCGCCACTAATCGGCGTCGGGCTGCTGCTCGGAATGCTCAGCGCCCGATCCCTGAACGCGCTCGCGCTGGGAGATGACCTCGCGCAGGCGCTCGGCGCGCGCATCCGCGTAACCAGGGTGGGCGTGATCGTCGCGGTCACGCTGCTTGCTGGCACCGCCGTCGCCGCGGCTGGTCCCATCGGCTTCGTCGGCATCATGATCCCGCACGCGGTGCGCTGGTTTACCGGCCCCGATCAACGCTGGGTGCTTGCCTACTCGGTCGTCGTCGGCGCGAGCTTCCTGCTGCTCGCCGACATTCTCGGACGCGTCGCGATGCAGAACGGCGAACTGCGCGTCGGCATCGTCACCGGCCTACTCGGCGCGCCCGTGCTCATCACGCTCGTGCGCCGCAGGCAGGTGAGCGGGCTGTGA